In candidate division WOR-3 bacterium, the genomic window AAAATCAATAACAACATAAAGGATAATCAGTGAAAAGGTAAAAAGTATTATGAAAATTAAATTTTCAATTATCACAAATTTTACAATTTTTTTATTCATCAAAATATAATTTTTTAAGTCCCTGAACTTTCCCTAAAACAAGAGTTATAACTCCTCTTCTAAAAAAATTAATTTTTGCCTTTCCATCACCTAAGTCAAGAATAATTCCTTCACCCCAGAAAGGATGATATACTCTATCTCCCCTTTTTAAAATTTTTTCCTCTCCCCTTATAAATTCTTCTTTTTTAACCCATTCTATACAATCCTCAGGAAGTTCATATAAAAACCTTGAAGGAAGTGTTTCTCTCATTCCTCTTCTCCATCTTTCCCTGGAATATAAAAGATAAACTTCTTTTTTTGCCCTCGTAAGTGCAACATAAAATAATCTCCTTTCTTCTTCTATTTCTCTGTCATTTTCAAGGGATAAAAAGTGAGGGAAAAGACCTTCTTCAAGACCTGTAATTATTACAGTTTCAGCTTCAAGTCCCTTGGCATTATGAACTGTCATCAAAGTGAAGATATCTTTTTCTATATTTTCTTCATCAATTCTTAAAACAACATTTTGAAGATAATTTGTTAAGGTTGGTTTTTCTTCTTTTAATACAAATTCTCTCATTGAGGCAAAAAGTTCCATTAAGTTTTCATATCTTGATTCAAAGTTTAAATTATCCGTTGAAATTTTCTTTAAGTGTTTTATAAATTCAGTTTCTTCATAAATTTTTTCAGCAATTTCAAGACAGGTTAAATTCTCTAAATTAAATCTTATATAATCAAAGAGTTCTGTAAGTTTTTTGATTTCTTTTTTTAAATTGGTTGATAGACTTTTTAAAAATTCTCCTTCTTTCATTGCATCAAGAATTGATATTTCCTTTTTTTCTGCAATTTCCTTTAATTTTTTCTGAGTTACTTCCCCTATTCCCCTTCTCGGGGACTCAATAAGTCTTTCAAAACTAACATAGTCGTATGGGTTTATTATAAATTTTAAGTATGAAATAAAATCCTTAATTTCCCTTCTTTCAAAGAATTTTAAAGCTCCAACAACCTGATAGGGAACTCCCTTTAAGTTAAAAATTTCTTCTAAAGGTCTTGATTGGGCATTTGTTCTGTAAAGTATAAGAACATCTGAAGGATTTTTATCTTTTATAATTTCATAAACTTTTTCAGCCTCTTCCCTTTCATCTTTTGCTTCAATAATTTTTATTTTTTCTCCCTCCTTTATATCAGTCCATAAATTTTTACCTATCCTTCCTATATTGTGACTTATGAGGTGATTTGCAGCTTTTAAGATAATTTCATGGGAACGGTAATTTCTTTCAAGACGGTATATTTTAATATCAGGGAAGTCCTTGATAATATCAAATACATTTTCAACCCTTGCACCTCTGAAAGCATAGATTGACTGATCTTCATCACCTACTACGAATAAATTTCTGTGTTTTTTTGATAAAATTTTTAATATCTTATATTGAATGAAAGATGTGTCCTGATATTCATCTACAAGAATATGTAAAAACTTATCCTGATAATACTCCCTAACATTTTTATCCTTTTTAAAAAGTTCTATTAATAAAAGTAAAAGGTCATCAAAATCAAGGGCTTTATTTTTTCTTAATGATTCTATATATTTTTGAGCTATTTCTTTTTCATAGGTGTCAGGAATTTTAATTCCATTTCTTATTTTTGAAATATTTTCAACCCACATAGAAAGGCTTTCACCTTCTCCTACTATATCCTTTAAGATTCTTTTACTATCCTCTCTGTCATAAACAGTGAAATTCTCAGGAATATCTATAATTTTTCCCCATTCCCTTAATATCCTGTATCCGAGAGAATGAAAAGTTCCCATCCATATTTTTTTTGCCTCATCCCTTATTAAATTTTTAATTCTTTCCTTCATTTCGTCAGCAGCCTTATTTGTAAAGGTTAAGGCGAGGATTCTATCAGGTGGAACATTATTAATAATTAAATAACATATCCTGTAAGTTAAAACTCTTGTTTTTCCTGTGCCTGCACCGGAGAGTATAAGGGCAGGACCATTTTCATGGAAACAGGGTTTAATCTGCTCCTCATTTAAAAATTTTTTAAAATCAATTATTTCCATATTTTTTTATTATTTTTTCTATAATTTTACTTGTGCTTCTTCCCTTTAAAATCTTAACAAGATAAACCTCACCCTTATTTTTCAATACTATATCACTTCCAACTACTTCCTTTAATTTATAATCAGCACCTTTAACAAGAACATCTGGTTTTATTTCTCTTATTAATCTGTATGGAGTTTTTTCATCAAATAAAATCACATAATCTACATATTTAATTGAGTCA contains:
- the rfaE2 gene encoding D-glycero-beta-D-manno-heptose 1-phosphate adenylyltransferase, coding for MIVDLKTLKKILKKFKKEGKKIVFTNGCFDIIHAGHIEILKKAKKKGDILIVGLNSDRSIKKIKGNKRPIIKEKDRAKILDSIKYVDYVILFDEKTPYRLIREIKPDVLVKGADYKLKEVVGSDIVLKNKGEVYLVKILKGRSTSKIIEKIIKKYGNN
- a CDS encoding UvrD-helicase domain-containing protein; its protein translation is MEIIDFKKFLNEEQIKPCFHENGPALILSGAGTGKTRVLTYRICYLIINNVPPDRILALTFTNKAADEMKERIKNLIRDEAKKIWMGTFHSLGYRILREWGKIIDIPENFTVYDREDSKRILKDIVGEGESLSMWVENISKIRNGIKIPDTYEKEIAQKYIESLRKNKALDFDDLLLLLIELFKKDKNVREYYQDKFLHILVDEYQDTSFIQYKILKILSKKHRNLFVVGDEDQSIYAFRGARVENVFDIIKDFPDIKIYRLERNYRSHEIILKAANHLISHNIGRIGKNLWTDIKEGEKIKIIEAKDEREEAEKVYEIIKDKNPSDVLILYRTNAQSRPLEEIFNLKGVPYQVVGALKFFERREIKDFISYLKFIINPYDYVSFERLIESPRRGIGEVTQKKLKEIAEKKEISILDAMKEGEFLKSLSTNLKKEIKKLTELFDYIRFNLENLTCLEIAEKIYEETEFIKHLKKISTDNLNFESRYENLMELFASMREFVLKEEKPTLTNYLQNVVLRIDEENIEKDIFTLMTVHNAKGLEAETVIITGLEEGLFPHFLSLENDREIEEERRLFYVALTRAKKEVYLLYSRERWRRGMRETLPSRFLYELPEDCIEWVKKEEFIRGEEKILKRGDRVYHPFWGEGIILDLGDGKAKINFFRRGVITLVLGKVQGLKKLYFDE